From the genome of Leptotrichia sp. oral taxon 847:
CTTTTGACAGCACAAAGTAATCTCTTTCTTCCCAATGTGGATTTTTAGCATCAACATTCATAATGCCACCATACAGTACTGCCAATATCTCAACGATTGATAAACTTCCACCATAATGCCCAAAGCCTAGATTAGTAAGGGATTTTAATGTGTTTATTCTAATATTGGCAGCCAATTTTTTCATTTCTTTCACTTTTTCATTATAATCACTATTCATTTTTGGCTCCTTCCAAATGATAGTCAATTGTTATTTAGTTTTAACAATGATTTATTTTGATTTTTTTGAAGGTACAAATCCAAAGGCTACTAAAATAGCAGTTATTCCAACAATTATTCCAGAAATTACTACTGGAGATATATGTTTTGCCATATTTCCTAATACGATTCCTACTGTTACAAAATCTGCATCAGAGAATGTTGTATTTGCAAATCCTAGATTTCCTAATACTGGTAATAAAATTACAGGTAAGAATGTTAATAATAATCCATTTGCAAAGGCTCCAATTGAAGCTCCTCTTCTACCACCAGTGGCGTTTCCAAATACACCTGCTGTCGCTCCACAGAAGAAATGAGGTACTACTCCTGGTAAGATAAGAGTCCATTTTAACATACCAAGCATAAATAATCCAACAATTCCTCCTAAAAAGCTGCATAAAAATCCGATTAATACAGCATTTGGCGCATAAGGGAATACGATTGGGCAATCTAACGCAGGTTTTGCATTTGGTACAAGCTTTTCAGAAAATCCTACAAAGGCTGGAACTATTTCTGCAAGGACAAGTCTAACACCTGATAAAATAATATAAACTCCCGCTGCAAATGTTATAGCTTGAATAACTGCAAATACCAAATAATTATCTCCGCCGCTTAGTTCCTTTTCAACATAGCCTTTTCCTGCAACTAATGCCAAAATTAAGTAAATCATCATCATAGTCAATGAGATTGAAATAGAGCTGTCTCTTAAAAAACTCAAGTTTTTAGGCAATTTCATTTCTTCTGTTGATTTTGAACCTTTTCCAACTAGAGAACCGACAAATCCTGATAAAACATATCCTATTGTGCTGAAATGCCCAAATCCAACATCATCACTTCCAGTAATTTTTCTAACATAAGGTTGTGCCAACGCAGGAAATATCGCCATTACAAGTCCTAAAGTAAGTGAGCCGATGATTATTAATAAAGGTCCGTTAAATCCTCCAACTTTTAATATTATTCCAATCATACATGCCATATACAAAGTATGGTGCCCTGTAAGGAAAATATATTTTAATTTTGTAAATCTTGCAATAAATATGTTCCAGAACATTCCAAGAGCCATTATTAGTGCTGTTGCTGTACCATATTCTTTTAATGCCATTGACACAATTGCTTCGTTATTAGGAACGATTCCTTGAACGTGAAATCCTTGTTCAAACATACTACCCATAGGCCCTAATGAACTTACAACAAGTCCTGCTCCCCCACCTAATACCAAAAATCCTAAAATAGTTTTAATTGTACCTTTTACTATGTCTGTAAATGGTTTTTTCTGAACTAATAACCCAATCATTGCTATTAATCCAACTAAAATTGACGGAACTTTTAAAATGTCCACAATAAGAGTTAATAAGCCTTTCATTTTGCCCTCCTAAATTTTATATTTTATTTTTTGAAATAATCTGTTAATTTTTCTTCCAGTTCAGGCATACTTATAATGCTGTCTAAAACAATTAATTTATCAGCTGGAACTGTTGCGCTTTCTGCAATATCCTTTCCCATTACAAATACATCTGCCGCTCCAGGAAGTGCTGATGCCAAGTCAGAATGTTCAACTTCAGCTTCTACACCAATTTTTTTAAGAACCTTTTTAATGTTCATTTCTACCATAAAGCTGCTTCCTAATCCTGATCCACAAACTGCCATAATTTTCATAATAATCTCCTCCTAATTTTTTATAAATTATTTTTATTTTTTTAAGCAATATTTTTTATAATTTCTAATATTTCGTCATAATCTTTTGAATTTATTAATTTTTCAATACTTTCGTCATCTTGAAACAATTCCATCAACTCCATAAGAGTTTCCATATGACTATCAGCATCTTTAGTTGCCAGCACAAATACCAGCTGTACTTTAGAATTGCCATAATATACCGGATTATTGAGTTTTAAAAGGCTCACTCCAGTTCCCAATGTACCATCTTCAGGCCTTGCATGCGGCATTGCCAGGTTTTCCCTTAAAATGACGTAAAAACCTAGTTTTTCAATGCTTTCTATCATAGCTGTTATGTAATTTTCTGTTATTATATTTTTTTTTAGCAGAGGTTTTCCTGCGATTTTGATACTTTCTTTCCAGTCAATTACGGAATCTGCTATTTGAATGTTGCCATCAAGTATTTTTTCTAACATATGAGTTCCTTTCTGAAGTATTCTTCTAATTCTTCATATTTAGTTATTTTTGAGATTTTTTCAATAAAGTTATATTTTGTAATTAATTCAAATAAGTCGTTTAAAATGCCTAGATGCTCTGTCTTGTTGGCAGTTGCAAAACTTAAAAATATGTTTGCGCCTTTTCCATTTGGAAATAGAACTTTTTCTTTTATAACTAATAATGAAATCCCCGTTTTTAATACATTTTCTGAAATTGGTGCGTGCGGAATTGCGATTCCTTCTTCAATAATGATATAAGCGCCGTGCTTTTCAATCATTTTTATCATTTCGCTTATATAGTCATGTCGTATAATTTCATTTTCTTCAAGTATATTTCCTGCCTTAGTTATCGCTTCTTTCCAATCTTTAACTTTATTTACAAACTGAAAATTGTTTTTGTTAAGCATTTTTTTTAAAATAATTCCAACTTCTAATAAATCATCATTAATTTTGTTTTCAAATTTGTTTTTTAGTTCATTCACAAGTTTACTTTTATCTATTATAGTTGTATTATTTTTTATTATTTCCATCAGCTGTTTTAGTGAAATTTTTGTTATATTTTTTCGTATTCCATATTTTGACAAAAGAATAAAATCTTCCTCTTTAAGCAATGGATTTATTTTTACAACAGGAATATCATAACTTTCTTCCAAGTCAATAGTAGACAAGATTAAATCAATATTCGCATAATTAGGCATTGAAGTTTTTATCAAGTAGTATGGCAAAACATCCACAATGTCCAAGTCATAATTTTCCTTTAAACTTTGTTCAAGCACCTTTGAACTGCCATAACCCAGTCCACAAATTAATATAACCTTTTTAGTTTTTTCAGAAGTGTTTCTTTCAATGGAAGCCTTTATATGAAAGCCCATAAGAGCAATTTCATCTTCTGGAAACTTTACTTCAAAAAGTCCTTCAATTTCCTTTATAGCTTTATTTACTACATCCAAAATAGGATCTTTTTCTAAAATTAATTCCTGAAAAACCGAATTTTTAATTTGAATATTATTTTTTATTCTGTACATAGCAGGTTTTATATGGTATAAAAGCCCGTTATATAGTATTTCATCACGTGTCAAGTCAGTTTTTACAATTTTGCTCACTTTGGAAATCATTTTTTTTATAATCAGTTCCTCGTTTATCCAGTCTTCAAACGAATTATTTTTTAAACTGTTTATATTTATTCCCATTATTAAATCTGTTATTTCAATCAATATCTCAGTCTTTATTTCATTTTTATTCAAAATATTTTTTAAAATTTTTTCAATTTTTTTGTATTCTTCCGTATTAATTAAAAATTTCTTTGCAGTCAAATCATTGCTGTTTTCATAAATTTTCTCGAAATTTAATAAAATTAACACATAAGAAAATATTTTATTATAGCTTTCCTTATTTATATTTAAAAACATCACTTTTTCAATTTCTACAATAAATTTTTTTGTATTTTCAATATTTTTTTGTTTGATATATTTGAAAAAATAACGATAAACCTGTGCCTTTACTAATTTTGAAGAATTTTTATCATTAAGGGAGTCAAATATTTTCTCCAAAAGTTCAATTTTTTTTATGAGAATGTCTCGAAAGTTACCATTAAGGCGATAACCATTAGCATTTTTATAAACTAGCTCAATTTTCTGCATTTTAAATTCTTTTGACATTAATTTTAAATCTTTTTTTATTGTCGTTCTGGAAATTTCAAGCTCCTCACATATTTTAGTAATATTAAGTCCTTTTTCATCAAAAAATAATATTAGTTTTAAAATACTTATCCTATCTTCCATAGATAATTTATGAATTTTTTCCAAAATCTCAAGTAAATTTTTAAAATCCTGATTAGTGTCAAGAGAAATGCTATTTTTAGCCTTTTTAGTAATCTTATAGTCAAGTAACCGCAAAATGCTGTCGATGTTATTAATATAATATCTGGCTGCCCTGTCTGACACTCCATATTTCTCAGATATTAATTTAAAATTATATTTTTTCCCTTTAATAAGGTTATTTAATATTTCAGTTTCCCTATAGTTTAACATAATATTCACCTTTCTATAATAAGGATACCTTAATAAATTGGAATAATCAATTTACATTACACTTCAAATATATTTGAAAAAATGTTACCATCTATTTTTATTTATACTTTTTCTTTCATAAAAAAATTAAAAATTGTATAATATTTATACGCAAAATTACACAAATTAGTACGCATAATATTGTTTTCAAATTTTACAAAATTTCCGTATATTTCAAATGCTCTTTCAAAGCCTCAACATAAACTTTTCCATAAACACTAAGTTTGGTATTTTTCTGCATTATAATTCCAACTTTCATATATTCGTCAACTTCCAGCGGTCTTGCAATAATATTTTCTCCATTTAATTCTTTACTGATTATCCCAGTACTCACAGTATATCCGTTAAGCCCGACTGCTAAATTAAACAAAGTCGCTCTATCTCTAACTTTTATATTTTTATCCCTATCAATCGTGCTAAGTATTTCTTCCGAAAAATAAAACGAATTGTAATCCCCTTGCTCAAACGATAAATATGGATATTTCTTCAAGTCTTCAAGACTAATGCTTTCCTTTTTTGCCAAAGGATGATTAAAACTGATAAAAACATGCGGCTTTGCAGTAAATAATTCAATAAATTTCAGATTATTTCTTTTTATCATTTTCTCAATCACAGTTTTATTCGCTCCTGAAGTATACAAAATCCCAATTTCACTTTTTCTCTTACTCACATCTTCAATAATTTCATTAGTCTGCGTTTCCCTAAGCGTAAAATCGTACTTATTTTCCCCAAACTTCTTAATCACATCCACAAAAGCATTTACTGCAAACGAATAATGCTGTGCAGACACTGAAAAATGTCGAGTTATCTTATTTCCCTTCTTATACTCTCCCTCCAATAAATCTGTCTGCTCCAAAACCTGTCTTGCATACCCTAAAAATCTATCTCCCTCAAGAGAAACAATCACTCCCTTATTTGTTCTGTTAAAAATTGATATATTCATTTCATCTTCCAATTCTTTTATAGCCTTAGTCAGTGCTGGTTGAGAAACAAAAAGCTCTTTTGCAGCATCACTCAATGTCCCTTTTTCAGCGACTGTAACTACATACTTTAATTGTTGTAATGTCATTTTATCCCTTTCTTTTTTTATTAAAATAATTGATAATTACTTTAAGCCCTGCTCTGTCGCCTTAGTCCGCATAACAAAAAAAGCTGATATTTCTACCAGCTTCCTCCACCTCCCCCGCCGGAACCTCCGCCAGAGAAACCGCCTCCACTTGAGAAGCCTCCGCCGCCAAAACCACTTGAACTTCCAGAATCATTCCTCAAGGTGCTAAATCTTTCTTCTCTTATTTTATTATACGCATTATTGTATACTCTTGAAACTGTATTTGCCAAAATGAAACTATCGTATGTATTGAAATGAACTCCCCTATTTATGTAAGAATACGTATTTTCATCAAAATTATAGAGCTTTATTGTATTCTTCATAAGTTTTATCGCTTCATTTTTTACTCCAAGAGCTACTGCATACGGTAGTATCCCTTTAAAATAGGCTACCAGCTCGTCTACATCATTAAATTTCATAATTTGATTAGCTTCGGCAGTCTTTATGTACATTTTCATTCCATCCAGATATTCTTTTTTTCTCATCCCATCAGCTGTATATCTTCCAATTACTTTTGAATAAATAGTGTACATTGCCATAATTATGCCAATTACAATGAAATTTAAAACTCCATATATTGCTGACATAAATAATACTACTAGCCACTTAACAACTTTTAAAAACGTACTTTTACTTCCATAAATATTCTTTAAAACTAAAAATACTCTGTTTAAAATTATTCCAAAAACACAGCCAACCATAACTAAATAAGCCACTTCAAAATTGTTGTCAGCTAAGCCTTCTGTTCCACTATTTGCATTTGTCGAAATTATAAAAACTATGACTATACCGATAATAAATGCAACATTAAAAATACTGTTATCCCTGTAAACTTTCCTTTTATATTCATTTTCAAACAATTTCAATATTTTATTTGAAGCTTTATAAAGGCTTCTTTCATTTTTGAATATGTTCCCTGTATCAGAAAGTGCATTAAAGACAATCTTTTCTTCTTCTGCTAATTTAGGCTTGCTTCTTTTACTGTCAGACAATGTATATTTTACATTTTTTCCATCACCTTTTTTATCGTCAGCTTCAACATAACCTTTAGAAAGTAAAGAGAGCACTCCGATTGTCAATATTTCCTTAGGTTCCCTTACACCTTTAATGTACGCCGCATACATGGCTGAAATATCCTTAGGTATGTTAAATTCAGGAACAATTGCCTTTTTACCCACATCTCTTCCAAATATATACCATGTTACAAAGCCATAAATTGCTAGAAATATTATTATAACAGGCCCTGCGGCAAGTAAAGGGTGAGCATAATAAAGTGTCTGAAGTTTATCTAAAAATGTTGGGTTTATATTATCCGTCTTTAAATTCAGACGGAAACTTAATCCATTATATGATTGTAAAACCTTGTTTGTTTTAATTTCAATAGTTCCATTATTCAAATTTTCAATATAATCTTTTCCGCTTTGACCGTATTCACCTGTAAAAATATCTAGTTTACTAATTTCATTTTCTGTCACAGGCTTCCCATTTCCAAATTTTATATTCACTGTGGCTTTTTCAATAGGAACTTTCCAAAACTGCCCAATTGCATTAAAATATACCTGATAAATTCCATCTTTTTCAAATACTGCGTTATATATCACATAGTTAAACTCATATCTGTTTACGCCATTTTCCACAAATCTGTCTGCAGAACCTACTCTGTATCTTACTCCTTCATTAAAATTTTTTGTTGAATACTCTTCTGAAAGCGCATTTCTCTTTATCGAATTCATTTTTATGTAAGATTTATAAATATCCACCCCATTTTTCTTTGAACGTAACGGAATATCCCTATAAATCCCATGTTTTGCCGCACCGTCAAATTCATAGTCAATCACTTCATTTACTGTCAAAGTCCCATTTTTATTTATCTGAACTGTAACGTCATAATTTGTTATTTTTTCAGCAATTAACAATTTTGTATTTAAAAAAAATAACGTGAAAAATACAAAAATTATTGAAAAAATATTATTTAATTTTTGTTTGTTAAAACTTTTCATAACAATCCCCCTTCTAAAAATTCATTTAAACAAATTAAAATTTAACTTCTGGAACTTTTTCCGCCTCTTCCACAGCATTAAAGAACTCAGCCTTTTTGAATCCAAAAATTCCACCAAAAATATTATTTGGAAAAGTTTCCACAAAAGTATTTCTATCTCTTGCTGTTCCGTTGTAATATTTTCTTGAACTTTGAATTTCTGTTTCTATTTGAGTTAGTTGAGATTGTAGGCTCAAAAAGTTTTCATTTGCCTTCAAGTCTGGATAATTTTCCTGTAACATCATTATTGATCTTAATGTTTTTGTCATTTCATTTTCAAGTTTTTGAATTTTTTCAATATTATCAATATCCTTTGTATCAATCGACATCATTTGACTTCTCAATTTTACCACATTTTCCAGCGTTTCCTTTTCATGTGTCGCATATCCTTTGACAGTATTCACAAGATTAGGTATCAAATCCAGCCTTTTTTGCAAATATACGCCTATTCCGCTCCAACCTTCCTCATTCAAATTCTTCAATTTGATATATTTATTGTAAATCCCCATTGCCATCAGAACCAAAATCACCAAAATTCCTATAAAAACAAATACAATATTCATAATTCATTCTCCTCTTCTATTTTTTATTTTTATTTATTTTATTTAACATAAATCCAATTAATATTACCACAACAGCTCCTATAAAAACATTATAATAAACCGTGTAATCCCTTGGCTTTGAAACTTTCTTTCCATCTGCTTTTTCCAATTTTCCTACCAAAACTTCATCCCGTTCCTTTATTGAATCGACAAATTCTGCAATATCGTACTCAGGCTTATCTAAACTTTCATCTCCAAAGGTTATTTTATAATCTTCCCCTTCTGTAGCCCTAAACACAATTCTGTCTGGAACATAATTTCCTGTTACCCTTTTTATTTTGAGCGGTGAATTATCTCCATTCCTTATTTCAATGATTATTTCAGACAATTTCGGAACATTTTCTAAATTTATTATCAAATTTGACTTTTCTCCAACTTTGGAAATTATCCCTTCCGCATAAAAATCATCTCCGCTTCTCACAGCATAATTTCTCTGAAACTCATCATTTACATCTAGAACAATATTTTTTAAAGGCAAAAACTTGCTCTTGATTTTCAAAATTGTACTTTTTCCTTCCTGCTCAACTTTATAATCCAATTTTGTCCCTACAGTTTTAAGTTTTACAGCCTCATTATTTGACAATTTCAAAATTGCTTCACTAAAGATATTCCCTTTATCTAATGGCGTTACAATTTTATAAAATTCATATCTTTTTTCCGAAAATTCTATTGTCAAGTTTGCCTTATCAGGTGTTTTGTAAATTTCTCCCGAAGTTATCTGTTCCCAATCTGTACCGTTATTACTTCCAAGCAAAGTATATTCGCTGTAAAAATTTTTGGAAGAAATCAGCGCAAGCCTATTTCCAATTATATCCTTTAACGAACTATCAGAATTAAATTTTACAATAAATTCCATTTTATCCTTTTTCATCAATACTTCATCTATTTTTGCCTTTGCAATAACTTTTTCACTGTGCTTTTCCTGCTCTTTTCCAGTTTCGATAACATAAGGAACTTCCTTCCCATTTTTATCAATTATCCGTATATCTCCAAGATTATTTTTACTGTTCTCATAAATATCCTCTGTTAAAAAAAATTGCTTGTATGCAGACTTTCCTGTTATTTTTATAGTTTTAAAATACTGATAGGAAAAAAGTTGAACAATTGTCAATAAAAATAAAAACAATATTATTTTATTTATTTTCTTCATTTTTCTCACCTTTTCCAAAATCCTTATCCCTCAAACTCTCTTTCACTTCCTGCTCCAACTTCTTCAAAGCCGTCTGATAAATATAGGAAGTTCCAATCAAAATAGCTCCCATACTAAAGTAAGCAATCAACTTATAGGAATTATCAAATCGTAAGAAATCCCATAAAAAACTTTTTGCCACAAAAAATATTCCTATTCCAAGCCCAATTCTTCTAACATTCCTATTCGGCACTCTAAATCCTTTCCAGACTAAATATCCACATAATAGCAATCCAACTATATCCAAAGCCAATCCAGCTCCTAAAAATAGCATATTTGACTGTTCGTATATTCGTAAAATAATATTTGCTACAAAAAGAAAATATATTGATTCTCCGAGTATCCACAATGGTTTTTTCTCTTTTTCCCTGAAAAAGCATAAATGAATATCATTTTTTGCGACCATAAATAAATATATATTTACAAAAACTAGCAAAATTAGATATATCTGAAAGTTTATTGGCGGATATCTTGAATACAAATTTTCTTCTACCCATTCTCCGCTTCCAAGAATATATTTTACACAATTAAACATATTTATAAATAACAAATAAATTATTTCAATTATTACTAAAAATTTCAAGCTAAAACTATCCTGTAATTTCTTTACTCTATACGTTACTGTTCTTAAAACAAACAGTGAAACTAATATACAAAATAATGCATCTTTACCATAATTTATCGCTTCGAATGAAGTGACAATATTAAAAACAACTTTATTTACAAAAAATATTGAATATGTAAAAATCAGATATTTAAATATTCCATTTAAAATCCTAACTTCTGTCTTGTAACTTTTTTGTTTTATCAAAAAGTAAAGCACAAATGAAAAAGATATTATCATCAAATCCTGAATATACACAAGTAAATATTTTTCTTCCCGCACAATCAAATTACTTACCAGCGAAACTAGATAAATCGCAATTGTCCCATATCGCATTTCTTTATTTTTATATTTTCTATAAAAGAAATATAATAGTGCAGTTTCAGCACCCCACGCAACCACAACAAATTTTTCTGGCACAATTAACGGGATAATTAGGATAAAACTTCCTAATGCAACGATATAAAAGATTTTTGCAACTTTGTTGTCCTTGAGCCTGTCGCCAAAAAATCCGTAAATTATTCCGACTGTTGCAACTAATACCGCTTTTAGCCAACTTGGCGTTGTCTTGTCAAATAGGCTGTAAATCAATGAAAATTTTATAATCAGATTTAAACTTAGAAATATATAGTCGATTATGTTGCTTTGACGATTTTCTTTTTTGTGAGAATTTAGGAAAATGAAACTGTATGCTGTTGTGAAGATTACGATGTAGAAAAATGCCGTAATCTTGTCGTGAATGCTGTGATTTAAGTAATAAATCAGCCCAGTCATATTCACTACACCCGTAACAAATCCAAAAATCTTGCTGTATATCCAGTCCTTTTTCCAAGAAACTCCAAGCACAATTCCCTGCAAAATCAAAGAATATGCCAAAACATAATAAATCTGGACATTGCTCCTATTCACCCAAATATACGCTCCGTAAGGCAAATATCCACCAATCAGCGACAATACTCCAATTATCTGGCTATCATATCGCAATGAAAGAATCACAACCAGCCCTGTCAGTATTACCGATATAAAAAGTCCCGCTGTCATTGAATAAAGTTTGAGATATAACGTAGAAAGAAGCGTAGTCAAATAAAGAATACCAATTCCACCGCCAATCAGCCCAACTGCAAAATGCTTCTTATTTTTCTGATAAAATTTTTCTCCAGCAAAAAGAAAAAACATCCCAAGCAAATACGAAGCCGAACTTTTTACATAATTATTTGCCAGAATTTTTGCAAACTGTGTCCGAAATACTAAAAAAACTCCCAAAAAGATTGATATTATCCCTAAAAAGTTAAAACCCTTCAAACCAATAAGTTTTTCAAATACAAATCTTTTTTTCTCTCTTTCAAAAAGAAATTCCCCTTCCTTCAAAGTCGTTTCTTCTTTTATCTTATTATGAAACACCGAAGATTCCTCTTGAAGAAATACCTTATTTTCAAAAGTTTTCCTATTACTTTTTTCTAAAAAATTACCAATTTTTCCATTAATTTTTTTGAGTTCATCTCTTAAAGAATCAGCTTCATCTGAAAATTCACAAGAAAGATTTCTTTCCAGCATTTTGACTTTTCTCTTCATTTCCTCTGCATAATTAGAAAGCCTTCTAGTCACTCCACTTTCCAATTCCACATTCATCTTCTCAGCCAAAATATTCTGAAACTTATCAATCTCACCATTTCTCCTAACCTTTTTAGCTTCCTTCAATTCTTCAATCAGCACTGCATTACTATTTTTAAGTCTTCCAATTTCCTCTTCCCTAATTTTCACCTTTTCATGAAATGCTTTCAAATCCTTTGCCAGCCTTTCATTATCTTCCAAAAGTTTCTTTTCCCTGCTTATTCCATCCTCATTTTTTATATTTTCAATTATTGATTCTATCTCCGAATTTAATTTCCCAATTTCCTTATACTTATTCTCAAGATTCTCTAATTCTTTTAGCTTGTCAATCATTGTAAAACCACCTCAAAAGTTTCAAAATAGAGAGTGTCCAAAATTTTGTATGAATCTCTAGACAAATCCAGTAACATAAGGATTTTTTATTTTATTCACACAAAAAATTTACACTCTCTCCAAATTTAGTTAATGGAACTAATTTTATTAGAATTTTCAATGTTTTTTTACAAGTTCTTCAAATACTCAGAAAGCGAAGTCGCTCTACGTCCCAATACTTTTTCAATATCACAAGAAATCCCCGATTGC
Proteins encoded in this window:
- a CDS encoding PTS ascorbate transporter subunit IIC — encoded protein: MKGLLTLIVDILKVPSILVGLIAMIGLLVQKKPFTDIVKGTIKTILGFLVLGGGAGLVVSSLGPMGSMFEQGFHVQGIVPNNEAIVSMALKEYGTATALIMALGMFWNIFIARFTKLKYIFLTGHHTLYMACMIGIILKVGGFNGPLLIIIGSLTLGLVMAIFPALAQPYVRKITGSDDVGFGHFSTIGYVLSGFVGSLVGKGSKSTEEMKLPKNLSFLRDSSISISLTMMMIYLILALVAGKGYVEKELSGGDNYLVFAVIQAITFAAGVYIILSGVRLVLAEIVPAFVGFSEKLVPNAKPALDCPIVFPYAPNAVLIGFLCSFLGGIVGLFMLGMLKWTLILPGVVPHFFCGATAGVFGNATGGRRGASIGAFANGLLLTFLPVILLPVLGNLGFANTTFSDADFVTVGIVLGNMAKHISPVVISGIIVGITAILVAFGFVPSKKSK
- a CDS encoding PTS sugar transporter subunit IIB, whose amino-acid sequence is MKIMAVCGSGLGSSFMVEMNIKKVLKKIGVEAEVEHSDLASALPGAADVFVMGKDIAESATVPADKLIVLDSIISMPELEEKLTDYFKK
- a CDS encoding PTS sugar transporter subunit IIA, producing MLEKILDGNIQIADSVIDWKESIKIAGKPLLKKNIITENYITAMIESIEKLGFYVILRENLAMPHARPEDGTLGTGVSLLKLNNPVYYGNSKVQLVFVLATKDADSHMETLMELMELFQDDESIEKLINSKDYDEILEIIKNIA
- a CDS encoding BglG family transcription antiterminator, which gives rise to MLNYRETEILNNLIKGKKYNFKLISEKYGVSDRAARYYINNIDSILRLLDYKITKKAKNSISLDTNQDFKNLLEILEKIHKLSMEDRISILKLILFFDEKGLNITKICEELEISRTTIKKDLKLMSKEFKMQKIELVYKNANGYRLNGNFRDILIKKIELLEKIFDSLNDKNSSKLVKAQVYRYFFKYIKQKNIENTKKFIVEIEKVMFLNINKESYNKIFSYVLILLNFEKIYENSNDLTAKKFLINTEEYKKIEKILKNILNKNEIKTEILIEITDLIMGININSLKNNSFEDWINEELIIKKMISKVSKIVKTDLTRDEILYNGLLYHIKPAMYRIKNNIQIKNSVFQELILEKDPILDVVNKAIKEIEGLFEVKFPEDEIALMGFHIKASIERNTSEKTKKVILICGLGYGSSKVLEQSLKENYDLDIVDVLPYYLIKTSMPNYANIDLILSTIDLEESYDIPVVKINPLLKEEDFILLSKYGIRKNITKISLKQLMEIIKNNTTIIDKSKLVNELKNKFENKINDDLLEVGIILKKMLNKNNFQFVNKVKDWKEAITKAGNILEENEIIRHDYISEMIKMIEKHGAYIIIEEGIAIPHAPISENVLKTGISLLVIKEKVLFPNGKGANIFLSFATANKTEHLGILNDLFELITKYNFIEKISKITKYEELEEYFRKELIC
- a CDS encoding LysR family transcriptional regulator yields the protein MTLQQLKYVVTVAEKGTLSDAAKELFVSQPALTKAIKELEDEMNISIFNRTNKGVIVSLEGDRFLGYARQVLEQTDLLEGEYKKGNKITRHFSVSAQHYSFAVNAFVDVIKKFGENKYDFTLRETQTNEIIEDVSKRKSEIGILYTSGANKTVIEKMIKRNNLKFIELFTAKPHVFISFNHPLAKKESISLEDLKKYPYLSFEQGDYNSFYFSEEILSTIDRDKNIKVRDRATLFNLAVGLNGYTVSTGIISKELNGENIIARPLEVDEYMKVGIIMQKNTKLSVYGKVYVEALKEHLKYTEIL
- a CDS encoding DUF2207 domain-containing protein, with product MKSFNKQKLNNIFSIIFVFFTLFFLNTKLLIAEKITNYDVTVQINKNGTLTVNEVIDYEFDGAAKHGIYRDIPLRSKKNGVDIYKSYIKMNSIKRNALSEEYSTKNFNEGVRYRVGSADRFVENGVNRYEFNYVIYNAVFEKDGIYQVYFNAIGQFWKVPIEKATVNIKFGNGKPVTENEISKLDIFTGEYGQSGKDYIENLNNGTIEIKTNKVLQSYNGLSFRLNLKTDNINPTFLDKLQTLYYAHPLLAAGPVIIIFLAIYGFVTWYIFGRDVGKKAIVPEFNIPKDISAMYAAYIKGVREPKEILTIGVLSLLSKGYVEADDKKGDGKNVKYTLSDSKRSKPKLAEEEKIVFNALSDTGNIFKNERSLYKASNKILKLFENEYKRKVYRDNSIFNVAFIIGIVIVFIISTNANSGTEGLADNNFEVAYLVMVGCVFGIILNRVFLVLKNIYGSKSTFLKVVKWLVVLFMSAIYGVLNFIVIGIIMAMYTIYSKVIGRYTADGMRKKEYLDGMKMYIKTAEANQIMKFNDVDELVAYFKGILPYAVALGVKNEAIKLMKNTIKLYNFDENTYSYINRGVHFNTYDSFILANTVSRVYNNAYNKIREERFSTLRNDSGSSSGFGGGGFSSGGGFSGGGSGGGGGGSW
- a CDS encoding LemA family protein codes for the protein MNIVFVFIGILVILVLMAMGIYNKYIKLKNLNEEGWSGIGVYLQKRLDLIPNLVNTVKGYATHEKETLENVVKLRSQMMSIDTKDIDNIEKIQKLENEMTKTLRSIMMLQENYPDLKANENFLSLQSQLTQIETEIQSSRKYYNGTARDRNTFVETFPNNIFGGIFGFKKAEFFNAVEEAEKVPEVKF